The genomic segment CCGACCGACACCTGCTCGCAGACGGTTGGATTCCCGCTCCTCAGCAAACTCCTTCGGTACAGGAGCGTCAGTGGGCTTCCGTGTCGCTGCCAAGCCTCTCGTCCTGTGCCGGGACGGGAGTCGGTTACTGCCGTTTCGATTACCAGCGCAACCAACAGCGTCTTTCGGTGGTCACCGTTCCTTCCGAACCGGGGCGCCCCTCGGTGGGACGCGTGGACCGTTGGTGGTGATCACGGATTGAGGCGTTGAGATCGCCATGCGTCCTCGCGGCACCAGAGGGTTCGACGATGAGGGTGGTGGCTGAGATCCAGCAACTCCACGCGGTGAAGGTTTAGGCGCAACACAAGAAAGTGGGGCGGTGGCGGCTGCGCCCCATCAACCGTCTGGGGAAAAGGGGCGTCCGCTTCGAAGGGCTGGCCAGGATGTGGCCAGTGCCACAGGCAGCGACCTGTGTCTGTGAGTGAGTTCCAGGCGTGCCGGGTCTGCTCGGGAGCCTCATCCACCGAAAGCGTTTCAATGACGCCTCGGAGCCGGTATTGGTGACGTGCTTTCGGCAGTAACCAGCAGACTTCAACACTCGGCTGAACGTTCAGCTCGTCGGCTTTGCTGCTGCGGCTGTCGCTGTACAGGTCGAGTTTTTCATCTCCAGCCCAACCGCGAAAAACAAGGGTTCGCACGCGCGGTTCTCCACCCGCAGAGACCGTCGCCAGTTGAACCCACCGGGCGGAAGCTGAACGTCCCTCCCGTTGGCGTGCGCCCCGCAGGAGCTGTCGCCAGGCTGGAATTGTCATGGCCGTAGGAAAATACGGACTGTCAGCATGGGACCCATGACGACATCACCGAGTTATGGCTGTCGAACTCAAAGATCGCGTGATTGATGATTTGCGGGCCTGCCGCAGCCGCGCCGATCTCGTTGCACTTGATGAACGAATGGCCGTCGATCACCGCGACAAACCTCTTCACCGCGTCATCTGTGAAGCCCTGCGTGATCGCACGATCGCACCGGTGGAGGCAGCTCGTTGGCTGGCAACTTTGATGGACCATCGCAATCAGCAGCTCACCGCTTGTCTGAATCTCACCTGCCAGGTCTGAGTGCAATCAGTCGCGTTTGAAGTTGGTCGATCCTGATCCTGATTGAATCGTGCTCTCACGCAGCGATTCTTCAACGCCGATCAGAATCGGCTTCAGCAAAAGTGCGATGAGGCATCCTCCGAGGATCATCAATGGGGCGAAGCGCATGTGGTTAATTCGCCGTTCAGAACAACTCTAGAGACCGTGTAATCGAGCTTGTTCCAAGGCGGCTCTCACAATCAGAGCGTGTCGCATCACCAGGGGTGACAGTTCGTCGTATCCACCACCAATCACTGTTGCAACCGGGATGTTCCGTCTAAGACAGGCATCAAGAACGAGGTGATCACGCATCAGCAAACCCTGATCAGTGAGCGACAAGCGTCCGAGTCGATCGTCGCGATGGGGGTCAACACCGGCGTTGTAGATCACCAAACCAGGCTGAATGGTGTCGAGAAGCTCTGGCAGTCGGTCGCCGATGGTTTGGAGATAGTCCTCGTCGCTTGTTCCGTCCGCGAGGGGGATGTCCACGTCGCTGCTCACTTTGCGGAGGGGAAAGTTGCTGGCGGCGTGCACCGACAGGGTGAAGACCCTGGGTTCATCCGCAAAGCAGGCGGCAGAGCCATCGCCTTGATGAACATCCAGGTCCACCAGCATCAGTTGCTTCACATCGCCCTCGTCCAGCAGCACTCTGGCGGCGACAGCGCAATCGTTGAAGATGCAGAATCCACTGCCAAATCCCGGATGAGCGTGGTGGGTTCCTCCGGCCAGGTGGGACGCAAGCCCGTGTTGCAGGGCCAGTCGTGTTGTGAGCAACGTTCCGCCAACGGCGAGCCAGGTGCGCTGAACCAGCGGTTTGGTTGCGGGAAGACCGATCCGTCGCTGCTCCGGACGTGTGAGTTGGTCTGAGCTGAAGGCCTGGTGGTAATCACGTCGGTGAATGCGTTCAAGATCCCGCCGGGACACACTCAGTGGTTGATGAATTTGGTGTTCCCTGATCAGGTCCCTGCTCAGCAACAGTTGCTGCAACAAACGGAATTTGGCCATCGGAAAACGATGACTGGACGGCAGTGGAGCGGAGTAGAGCGGGTGATAGACGACCGGGATCGACACGGTGCAACTGATTCCGGCGTCCTGAGAACACAGGAGCATCGGCGATGGAATCAGGACGTTAGGAACCTGTTCCCCCGAAACCGCGTGACCGGGTGCTGAAGAACGTGACCAACACAACAGCAAATCCCGATGACTCAGTTTGAGATGAACCAGCGAATGCGTCTGATGGGATGACCCACGAGGTAATCAAGCTTGTGCTGACGGTTTGTATCGGGTCGACATTCATGGTCACAATTCTTCGGTCGATGTGGGATGACGCGATGAAAATCAACAAATTTGAATCTCATTCTTGACGCCCAGGCGTCGTCCTCACGACTCGGCATGATTACTCATCTTGTCCAAACCGTAGTGTTGGTTTCAGTTGTTCCCGGCCGCAGACGATAAAAAAGCATGATATGCAGAAGATCGATGTCCCTTCAGCTCGATTTACCGCGTCAAATCAAGCAGCCATCGCTGGTCGAATCGGCTCCAGCTGAGCCCAAGCCAGTACCTAAGCTCAAGCCCCGTCCTGTTCGTCCACTGAAGATGATCGACGAGACGCGTTGGAATGAGTACCGCTTCGATTACTCAGGTTTGTATTAGGCCCTTAAAATCAGCCAAGGAGAAATTGAGACGTTTAAAAGTATGACTTTTTAAATGGCCACCGTCACAGATCTGACATAACCAATTTCAGGCTTGTTGTTTGTCTTCCGTAGTCGATCGTTCAGATTGGCATCCTGGGTATGTTCTGGCGCTCAAGCTTTTTTCCTTGTATGAAAACGTCCTCGACTTGACTGGAGTCGCTCTGTCATGTTCAATCAATTGCATGGTGATTCTCCAGATGTGATTGATTCCTAGGTCGCTTTGACGTTCAGAATCAGGTCTTGCTTCTCTGTTGTGGTCAAGGATCGCTCCCCAACGACTTTTCGCGGCCCGCAGAATCGGAACAGATCTGCGACACTGGAGTCACCGATCGTTCGAGGGATTTTGTGGGAAGTCAATCATTCAATCAAAAAAATAAAGAGGCCTGGCGTGATTTCCTGTTGCAGGAAGTCGTTGCTTATTTACAAAGCAACAAGGAAGGAATCATGGCTCGCTACCTGGATGGAGAGCAGCCGAGATTCACGCGCGAGGAAATTGAACAGTTTCAGTTGATGGATTTTGATGTCTCCATCACATTGCATTGTGATCAGCAGTCTTCTTTCGGTCTGGGAACTGGTTTTTTCAAGGCCAATATTATTCGTTAAATTTTGTTGATTGGCTCAGAATATTTTTGCCATTCGACTGTAATGTCAATCGTTATTAGTTAACGAATGGATACACAATCCATCCTCACGATTGGCGCTCCATTTCTTGTGTTTGGCGCCGTGTTCCTGACGCTTCTTGTCGTTTGGGATAAACGTTTTCCCAAGGACGAGGGCTGATCAGGTGTTGCTCAGGCGAGACGCCGCTCCAACAGCCATTGGTTAAAGCCGCTGGTCTCCAGCTCGGAGATGCAGTCCTGAATCTTTCTGAGGTGACTGCGCTTGACACGTGTCAGCCTGTTGCGCTCCTGTTCTTCCAGTCCTTCCTTGAGCCGTTGCTGATTCAGAACAGCCATCTCATGGTCGAGGTGTTCCATCAGTTTCAGCAGGGAATAACCGTGCTGGATCTGTTGCTGATCAAGGGAGGTTTTCAAAGGCCCCATCACGGCGCTTAAGAATTGATTAACTATCTCACGGTGGGTCTCGTCCGTCGCTCCCACTCTGTGGGACAGGCAGAAAAAAGGCCCCCGACAGGGTCGAGAGCCTTACGTCCGTGTGTGAGGGGTGTCTCAAGCCCCTGCGTTCATTCTGACTTGTCATCGGCCTGCCAGGGTGTCCAGGTTTCGAAAGACCGTGTCTATTTGTGACCAGTGCGGATCACAACTTGAGTTGGGGCAGCTTGATCTCTAGTCGGGGCGAGCTGATCGTTGTGCCGTCCTGACTGCTGCGGACGACCAGTCCGTAAACGAAATCATCGGGTAATCCAATGCGAACATTGCAGCTTCGCGTTGTGACGCCCTCCTGCTGCCTGTCCGTGCAGCGTCCACGTCGTTGAACATCGATCGTGCGGTTGTCCTCTAGGCGCAAGGTGAGATCGTCGCCGGATATCTCCGCCAGGCAACGCCGCTCCTGGCCATTGAACAGGCAGGTGGTGGTGTCCTCGGCTCGGCTTTCAACGGCGAGGCAGGTCTGCATCGCGACGCTGATCAGCAAGCCAATCATCACGGGACAGCGTTTCATTTCGAAATAAAGCGGTCGGTCGCAACGCAGCGGGCCCATGCGGTTTTCGGAAGCTCCGGATTGTCTCGATCAGCGATCTTGTAAACCAGCTTGAAGCGGCAGAACCCCATGGCATCCCGCATCGGTGGTACCTCCACCCTCACTTCAGGCAGCTTGAGCTGGAACTGCTCTGATTGTTTTGGTTCCGAATAGAAGATGGTGCCGGGTTGAACGGTGAAGATGGCTGCGGCTACCGGGTCGGAGGCTTGTCCCAGCAGAAGCAGGGCAGCCAGGAACGAACGCATCTTGCGCTGGAAAGTCGTTGAACCGTAGACAGGGCAGACAGGTGAGTCAATCGTCGACCAAGGCTCTGGGGTGTCGCCGATTGATCTGTCCACTCCATATCTGGGGCACAAAAAAACCCCGTGCGGTGCACAGGGCCTGGTGATGGGGACATCTCCATTCTGCATGTTTTGGTCAACACCAGACCTGGTGGCTGCCCATCTGCTGACACCAGACCTGCGGACCAATGTCCTGCTGGCGCCAAACCTGATCACACCGGACGTCCCATAGAAGGGGTGATCGCTCCATGAACACCGTGCCAGGGGTGCCTGACCGCTCTGAATCAAGTGCCTCTCCTTTAGGGTGAAAAGGGTGATTGCAGAGCTGCGGAATTTTATTTCTTAGAGGGTATTAAAAGCCTCAGAAGCAGGTTCGCAATCTTTCGGACACTTCAATGATGATTAGGAGTGACAACCATGACTTCAAGGATTGCTCACACGCCGCTGGGTCACACAATTGATGTGATGGACAACGGTCACTACTGGGTTTGTGACCGGGACAAGAACTGCCGAGAGATATCAGGGCTCTGGGAAGCAGAGGAGTACATCCGCGAACGCGAGGTCGGAATTCGCGACGTCTGATCAGGGGCAGAACCCTCAATGCGACCAGGGGCGGTCTCGGTCAACCTTCGGCGATTGAGATCACATCAAAAAGCCCTTCTGCAGAACAGAAAGGCGTCGTAGTTCCTGTATGGAACCGATCCGGTTGCCGCTAGCTACAGCCAGTTGTCTCGCATCGCTTGGTGTGAAACGTCATGACGTGCAGCCAAAGCAGGAAGGGAATTGCTGAACCTGCGATCAACAGAGCCTTCCGATCGGGCCATCAGAAAGCGCGCAGCCTGGAGCCGTTGTTGCTTTTGAAGAGCGCGCTGGACTTGGACGAGAGGGGACATGGCGATCCTCTACAGCGAATCAGTCCCCGTTGCCTGACTGATTTCTGACTGCAGCTCGGAACCCGAGCTCAACGTTGTCGAATATTAGACGATCAATGTCAAATCTGTTGCAACCAGACAGCTCGCTCCGATTTGTTTGGTTCATCTCTGGCGCACGACGCTGCCGGTGTTGTGACATTCGATGCCTCTTGAGCCTTTGTGGGATCACGAATGCACGATGTGCTGGGAGTCGGTGGATGCCATGCCGGTTTCAGCATCAGCATGCTGAATCAGTGACTGATCGGTCGGCATTTCAGAACCCTTGAAACCGCCCATCCATCTCATCCCATGGTTGATGGCGACTGTGTTGATTGTTGGATGGATGATCTCTCTTTAATCGCCACCGCGATTCCGACAATCTTTAATTGCTCGATTTAGACATCAGGGCGAATCATGTCGGATTACATTCATGGTTTGATTGGTCTCCATGCGTGGATTTTCTGAGTCTGAGATTGTTGCCGCACTAACACCGGTCCATATTCCTGGGTGGAATGATGTTGAGTGTTGATCTGCCTCAGTGTCTGATTAAGATTTCTAGAATGGCAGGCAATTACCATCTGCACAAATCAACAATCCAAATCGCATGATCAAACCGTTTTCTGTTGCGTCTGCCCTGTCAGGGGTTCTTGCTGTGTCTGCGCTCTGGACATGTTCTCCACGAGCGTTGGCGGAGCCCACTCCTGACCAGGAGGCTCTGGACAAGCTGGGTGTCGCGTTTGCTTCGATGGTTTGGTTGCCAAGGCTGGATTCAGCCTGTGCTCTGTATAAGAAGGGCCTGATCTCTGAAAACCAATTGCCTGAGGCCTACAGAGTTCTCTATCAAGACTTGGCGACGGATCAGCAGAATCCTGAAGGGCAGCGAACCTTTTTAACATTGATGAATCTGTTGGAAGCAGGGCCAAAAGCAATGGCTGCTTATTTGGAGGCGTCTGAATCGGAATTGTTTGAAATCGGTTACTTTGATGGATGCCCTCTTCCGAATAAAGCGCTCGGTTACTGACCCAGAGGTGCTGAAGCGATGAGTTTTGACGACGCATCCTGAAGCATCAGGTCAATAAGCTGAACAGCAACCAGTTGTTTTTCTCTGCGGATTGATCGAAGCAGAACAGCATATTTATGTTGATGCAGCAGCGATGGTTCCCCGATATCGCTCCATCGCTTTGCGATGAGAGAATTCAAACGTTGACGAGGAGACTGGTCCAAGAAAAAGACCTTCTGATGTTTGATCCATTGAAGACGCTCACCATGAACGCGGCTAGCCGAACTCAACATTTATGGGCTAAAGATTTCCTGAAAAACAAAGAGAAATGGAAGGTTCCGGCATGGCGCCCTGGCGATTCCAGTTTTTGCTGGTTGACACTCTGACTCACGGATCACTGGAGCTTCGTGATGGGCTCAACAGGCAAGGTTTTCCCGGCATTGACGTTGGGCTGGCATCAAGGAGAGCAAGCCATGAGGCGGTCGAGATGCTGAAACTGTTATTGGGTTCCTTGTCGGCTGCAACAGACACTCAGTCGTGGATGCCGATAGTTGATCGTTCACGGCCACCTGTGATGGTGTTTTCATCCAGAAAGCGAACAACCAATCAATGACGTTGCTGTTTGCATGGTGAAAGGCCGGTTGTCTTTTTGGATGCCCATGAAGGATCAGATCGCGTTACATCCTCTCAGGGGCTTGAAAATTCGGTTTCCATTTTTCACATTGGTCAATGAAACATTTCCCTGAGGATAAAGGATGAATTCCCAGATTCCTCCACGCTTATCAACATAAGTCTTTTGGGTTCCATGGCGTTCTTCAGATATCAATTTGTAGGACTCACTCACACCGTCTGACCATTCAATCATTAATTCATTCTTAGACATGTGAAAATGGCAGTCCGCAATTCGTTTGTCGTTGTACTCACAACAACTTCCTGCACCATTGTTGGCAGAAGCTACATCAGCATTGGCCAAGACAGCCATGATCGCTACTGAAACAATGCAGATTAATCGTACTATCATTGAGTTCCTGTCAGCGATGATGTTGGCTCAATGAATCAGGATTGTATGATTCCTGATGCAATTTTGTCACGGCTACAATTCTGTAGCCTTCATCCAGCACACTCTTGCCTTGCAGAGGCCGTCTTCAGGGGGTGCGGTGCATCTCCCATGTTGGATTGTCATCGGTGCTCATGGGGAATGAGCAACGTGTTCATTGCTGCTGGGTCCAGGTGTCGACAATACTGAAGCGGGGCTGTTTGGAATTTTTCATATTCAGTTGATACTTGGTGACGGTGTATCCCCATCCGTTCCCGGGGTGGGATTCATATTGCCAGACCGGATGATCTGTATAAAGCCTTTCAATATTGCGAATATATCCACTTTCAGGAATCTGCACGGGGGTATAGGTCAATTGTTCATCGGCCAGGCAGAGTACCCGACTGCCATCGTTTGCTCGTATTGTAAATAATAGAAAGTTTTTCTTTTTCGTTTTGAATTCGCTCAGGTAATCAAGCTTCCATGGGAATGGTTTGTTGGCTTGATGGCTGGTGTCCTGGCAGTCTTGATTGAACAGTCGTTTTGATAGAAGCCCTCCACCTACATAGCGAACATTCCTGTTGCTTGAGCACGAAGATTTGATATCACGTTTTAATTCTGCATTAATATTGCCTGATCTTGCTTCCAGTTCTCCCAGAGTCATCCAGTCGCCTGGATATATATTTGCTCGCAATAATTGGCTGCTCCATAACTTTTCCTGACAGTTGTATAAAAATGAATCCCGTACAACAATTTTTTGCTTGGCATAGGCAGATGAAGGTGAATGCAGGATTGCCGTGCCAAATAAAAAAGACCAAGTACCGATTCCGATGGAGTGGAAACGCTTGAATGTCATTTCAGATGAATTGATACGATCAATTTAGCCTCGCTCGCAACATCGATTCTTAAATGACTCTGTGCCATCAGCCAATATGTATCCGTGTTGATGAATGTAAGGCACGTTAAACACTGGGCATGACGGTCTTGATGAAAAAGGGGGGGCGTTCTGCACTCTTCAGCCCTTCATTTTTTATGTCCGTATGTCAGGCGCTCAAACGACCGTGATCCGCTTTCAAGAGGTCAGTGTGCTGGTCATGAGGCATGCTGGTGAGATTCGGGCTGAGGCGGGCTGAGCTCCTGATTCAGGCCTGGGATCAAAACGAGGGAATCGCTGCCGATCACCGAAATCGTTGTCATCACTCTTTCGGACGCCTGAAAGGACGCCTCCACACCAGCATTGCAAAGTCGACTCAACTCCCCGGCGGAGAGAGTATCGGGACTGATTTGTGAATTTCAATCGAAGTCGGTAATGGAATTTCAATCTCGTTGGCTTCGAACGCCTGCAATAGTCCTTCTTTGATCCTTGCAATGGCATCGAAAAATGCACCTGTATCATCGTACGTCGATTCGATAAAGAAGGTAAAATCCAGGCTGTAATCAGACAAGGCTGACAGGCGACATGGTCCAAGTTTCAGCTGCTTATCGGATTCAACAACATCGCGAATAATTGAAGGAATATGCTGGCGTTTATGACTCGGCGTGTCGTAGGCAATACTTATTGAGTGCTTTAGATTATTGACGATTGCAATGACAGTTTTGGATTCTGCGCTCAGATCCTGTTTGAGTTGCAGATAATCCTTCCAATTGTCTGAGCATGCTTTGGCGAAAACAGTCAGAAGCTCGCCACTGGAACCATCCTCACTGAAACTGACCACAGGTGAGTCAAGCTGATCGTTCTCCTCGATATACGCTGTGATGCGCTCAACAATGCCATTGAGCTGTCCAACACCCAAATTTGCAGGGAGATCCATCACCAATTCAATCCCCTGGCTCAAGCTATTTTCCGGTTGCCCCAACTGGTGCTGACGGTCGGAGTAATTTTTAATAATTTCGTCTTCGACTTTGTTATTGGGGATTGTGATTCGTCCCGATAATGTGATCATATCAATGGAACGCAGTCCAATCCTGGAGACAAAACCCATTTCGCTGCCGATTTTGCAGAACTCACCGACACGCACCGGCCGATCGGATTGGATGGCGATTCCTGCAAACAGATTGCCGAGCAGACGGGATCCTCCAAGGCCTACGGCAAGTCCGGGAACCGCTGAAAATGCGATGACGGCATTGGGCGGCATTCCCAGTCGCAGCATCAGTTGGTAGATCAAGATCACGGCTCCAATCGCACCTAAAAACCTTGAAAAGGGAAGGATCAGATTCCGGAGGCGACGCTTCTCCAATTCGGATTGGCTGCCTCTGAATTTCAGGATCCAAACAGCACTGGAATTGGCGATGGCCTCAAAAAATAAAACAATTGTGACGCCTAATGATATATACGCGACAATATCAAAGAAGGAATTCGAATTTTTTAAGGCCTCGCCTGTAAAATTGATGCGATTAGCGATTGAGATTTTGGCAATTACAGAAAGTGGAGCAATTGGTAAAGCCAGAAAGAAACGGCGCCAGGATATGTCGACTTGACGTTTGGCAAAGCGATTCAGGAGTCGCCCTGAGCGATCACGATTATAGCGATAAGTGTTGAGCAACTTGACCGCGCAAACCAACACCACAGGGATATAGATCAGTAGCAGCAGCGCTGTCATCAGATACTGGAGGAGGCTCTGCTCGCCAAAAGGAGTCTGTAGATAACGTTTGGCACTTTCTGGCAGGCTCACATACCATTTCGGCGGTACTAGATATCCTGGCGAGTATGAAAAGTCTTCAAAAATCCTTGGAGATGCCAGTGGATTGTTGGCAATGATCTCCTCAGTGGTTGATCGACCGTATGTGTCCCGGACGAAGCCGTACATCCGATTGATATTTTCGAGGGTCTCCTGAGAGAAAAAATAGTCTTGATTACCCGAATCATTTTTAACCGAACGGGTCAGGGTAATTGCCGTGCCGGGCATCGTCCAATCCGTCTTTTCCTTGTCGTTGGGAATCTCGATGGGTTCGCGTGAATTGGCAAATGCGTAGTCGAGGATTTCCTTCAGTTTCAGAACCGATTCTTCCTGCGTGTCCTTGCGAATACTTTCAGGAATGGAGGAGTCGTCCAGGGTGCGCTTGGCCGTTCTGAAAAGAACCTCTGCCTCTCGGATCTCGTCCTGAGCCTCTTGACCCCAGATCAGGCCTGGATGTTGGTCCGTTTGCTGACTGACATCCCGAATGATCTCGCCAACCCGAGCCATCACGGCATAAAAACGCAATAACGTTTGTTGTGGTGTCAATCCGGTGACCTTACCCAGATAGGACTGATCCCAGTTTGCCGAATAGATCAGGAGATCGTCGTAAAAGGGTTGCTCCTCCAGAGCAATCGTGACGTTCTCGTTTGGTGCGTTGAGGACAACAGGCATCTCACCTGGGTGAACATCAACAACAGTTGCCAGGCTGAGAAGGAGTCCCACGGCGACGCCCATCAGGTAACGCACAAGCAGTCTCATAACACCGTCATCAAGTGCTCATCGCAATGTAGAGGCTGCCAGCAGAAATGGCTTCCATTCTGCTTATCTCGTTCTGACTTAGATCACCAATTTTAATAACATCCTTCACGACAATAGTCTGGATTATTGATGATGTCTATGTCTAAAACCCTGAACGATTTGTTATCCACTGATCCGCTGATGTTTCGGAACAATGCTGTTCTGCAGTCTGAGTTGAGCGGGATCACCCATTGCGCCCGGCCCCCTGCTTGCATTAGTACGCATGTATTCGCTAAGGAGCGTTGTTGGCGATTGGGACTTCATGGATGATCGCGGGCTGCAGAGCCGGAAAGGAGCCTGCAGCTGCGTGACGTGTGAGCACTTCAGCTACGGCGTTGACCAGCACTGCCACACACTTCTTGGCATGCAACATGCGCCAGAGGCAACTCGTGCAAGGCGATCACCTCACCAAGAGCTGCAAGCTCTGGGCGCCGACCTGGCAGAAGCAAGTGGGTTGGGCTCCCGAGGCGGGGTAATCCTCAAAGTGTGAGCTTTGTAACGCCCCTGTTTCGACGACCACAGCCATGACAAGAGAGATTTCTCAGCACATGCAATGGCTACAGAAGGCCTGATCGTTCAGACACCGCGAGGTTCAACCATCCAAAGACTTGACGATGGAAAATTTGTGGTGTGCGACAGCGAGAACGTGTGCTCCTCTGCCCGCAGCCTTTACCTGGCTGAAGAGCAACTGGAGGAGATGGAGCATGGATACCGGTTTCCTTACGCAACCAGCTTCCGAAAGGTCTGAGCCTCACAGCCATGGGTCAGTGGGCTCCAGGCAAGACCAGGCTGATCAGCCACCCAGTTTTGAGGTGTCCGTTGAGCGACGCCCAGACGTGGCTATTCCGCAGTGACAAACCGTTCTTCAACGACAAGCTGTTCTGCAAAGACAAGGGCAAGAGGGCATGATTTGGCGGTTGCGGCAGGTGAATGACTGGCAGCCAACCATCCGAACAATTTGATTACTTGATTCAGGCTCAAGTACGTCAAGCTGATCTTATTGCGTGCAAAAGATTGCAGGATTCTCTCCAACAAGCTGCTTTGCATTCAAAAGGTTATCTGGGTCAGGAAACATTCTATCGGCAGCTTGAAGATGGTTTCATTGAGTATAATGTGAGACTACGGTTTAGTGATATTCAATCATGCCTCGCATGGATTGATAGTCCCATTCGTAGACGTTATCTTCATCAAGCGGAATCCAGGTTTGTTCTTCAGTTCCGATCCGGAATTCACGAACCTTCGTTTGACCTCTGGTTGACGTCGCAACTACCAGATCCACCACCAATCTGGAAAATGAATCTGTTGGTTTGGCTGGCGCTTTACCCGTCGGTGATGCTGCTCAGCTTAATCAGCGTTGACAGCTTGGGAAGGTTGCCGTCGGCCCTGAACGTGTTGGCAAGTACTGCAATCACCGTGGCCTTAACGGGGTGGCTTTTCGTTCCGCGACTGGCCAGGGTCTACAGGGGATGGCTGGTAACACAATCACAGCGCTTGAATCTGGCTGGAAGCGGCTCGATTCTTGCTCTGCTGATGGTTTGTTATGCGATGTTCAGTGCGCCCAATGTATTGAATCTGATGAATCCATCTGTCCGGTAATCATGATGTAGCTGGATGCTGAGTTGACGACGTTTTCAACAGGATGCAGGTGGTCACCATTGAGATCTCTACAGAGGCAACAACGGCAGATCAGAGGTTGTCTGGGAGACCTGATTGATCACAACAGGAAGGATGCCCAGAACGTCATCGATTGTTTTCTGAGGGGATGAATCACGTTGGACATGATGCGTCAAGGCGTACAGGAGAGACATCATCTCAGCCAACGGCAGGTCTTATCACGGGGCGCTGGCAGTGTTGCTGCATCCGCTGGGCTGGTTCTCGACGACCCCATCAGGCGAATCAAGACCGGCGGACATCGTCAGACAGGACAGCGAAAGATCCTGAGCAGCTTGCCCTCATCCGTTCTGAACTCGCCGTCTTTGATGCAGCCTGCATCGACAGGGGGAATTCTTGAGCCGATGTGTGTTGTGTAGCTGTTTGAGCTGTTGACTGCTGTTGTCAGCACAATCACGAGTGCTGCCACTGAGAGCAGACCAGCAATGAGTGCACGCATGTCTTACCGGGATGGCAGTTCAAGTCTGAAGATGACATGTCTCACGCGTGGATGCGTCGGACCCAAGGCACAGACACGGTGTCTTGGCTTGTTTGTGTTTGATGAACAGTCAACTCAGTTGCACTGATTGTTGACTCAGCATTCAAACCTGATGGATGTATTCGGTGTCAGTTGATTGGCTGCCACTTGAACAACGAGTGACGCCTGTGCAGTCATGTATTGCATCACTGATTGATACTCAGGCGCACCGGATCATCAATCGCCATGGGTCCAGACGTCACCACACTGAGACGGATGCCTGCCGTGACCTTGTTGTGGCGAGCTGTGGCCCGGAGGATTCCCATCTCCTCCGGAAATTTTCCCTGAGCAAGAGTTGTGACCACACAGCGAGGGCAGCCCCCGTCAACACGCAGCTGTAGTTGCTCTCCAATTGTGAGCAGCCCTCCCACCC from the Synechococcus sp. KORDI-100 genome contains:
- a CDS encoding mechanosensitive ion channel family protein, whose amino-acid sequence is MRLLVRYLMGVAVGLLLSLATVVDVHPGEMPVVLNAPNENVTIALEEQPFYDDLLIYSANWDQSYLGKVTGLTPQQTLLRFYAVMARVGEIIRDVSQQTDQHPGLIWGQEAQDEIREAEVLFRTAKRTLDDSSIPESIRKDTQEESVLKLKEILDYAFANSREPIEIPNDKEKTDWTMPGTAITLTRSVKNDSGNQDYFFSQETLENINRMYGFVRDTYGRSTTEEIIANNPLASPRIFEDFSYSPGYLVPPKWYVSLPESAKRYLQTPFGEQSLLQYLMTALLLLIYIPVVLVCAVKLLNTYRYNRDRSGRLLNRFAKRQVDISWRRFFLALPIAPLSVIAKISIANRINFTGEALKNSNSFFDIVAYISLGVTIVLFFEAIANSSAVWILKFRGSQSELEKRRLRNLILPFSRFLGAIGAVILIYQLMLRLGMPPNAVIAFSAVPGLAVGLGGSRLLGNLFAGIAIQSDRPVRVGEFCKIGSEMGFVSRIGLRSIDMITLSGRITIPNNKVEDEIIKNYSDRQHQLGQPENSLSQGIELVMDLPANLGVGQLNGIVERITAYIEENDQLDSPVVSFSEDGSSGELLTVFAKACSDNWKDYLQLKQDLSAESKTVIAIVNNLKHSISIAYDTPSHKRQHIPSIIRDVVESDKQLKLGPCRLSALSDYSLDFTFFIESTYDDTGAFFDAIARIKEGLLQAFEANEIEIPLPTSIEIHKSVPILSPPGS
- a CDS encoding histone deacetylase, encoding MLLCSQDAGISCTVSIPVVYHPLYSAPLPSSHRFPMAKFRLLQQLLLSRDLIREHQIHQPLSVSRRDLERIHRRDYHQAFSSDQLTRPEQRRIGLPATKPLVQRTWLAVGGTLLTTRLALQHGLASHLAGGTHHAHPGFGSGFCIFNDCAVAARVLLDEGDVKQLMLVDLDVHQGDGSAACFADEPRVFTLSVHAASNFPLRKVSSDVDIPLADGTSDEDYLQTIGDRLPELLDTIQPGLVIYNAGVDPHRDDRLGRLSLTDQGLLMRDHLVLDACLRRNIPVATVIGGGYDELSPLVMRHALIVRAALEQARLHGL
- a CDS encoding pyridoxamine 5'-phosphate oxidase family protein, with protein sequence MTIPAWRQLLRGARQREGRSASARWVQLATVSAGGEPRVRTLVFRGWAGDEKLDLYSDSRSSKADELNVQPSVEVCWLLPKARHQYRLRGVIETLSVDEAPEQTRHAWNSLTDTGRCLWHWPHPGQPFEADAPFPQTVDGAQPPPPHFLVLRLNLHRVELLDLSHHPHRRTLWCREDAWRSQRLNP